A genomic segment from Nicotiana tabacum cultivar K326 chromosome 9, ASM71507v2, whole genome shotgun sequence encodes:
- the LOC107822220 gene encoding pectinesterase/pectinesterase inhibitor PPE8B, with amino-acid sequence MATSLPSFCGVLLLLLCISCPNLVRCGEEDLSFLQSECLKVPASEFVGSVKSTIDTVRQVTSIVSKFVSFFGDFRLSNAISDCLDLLDLSADELTWTLTASQNPKGKNNSTGNLSADLRNYLSGALINQDTCIDGFDGTNGIVKNLVAGSLNQVTTLVRDILYMVRPVPKNAPGANDGRGKPWQWSRERRLTSNKGHNNSFPSWLNRKDRQLLQSTPNTGVVADVVVALDGTGNFTRIKDAISAAPELSTKRFVIHIKKGIYNEYVEISKKKWNILMIGDGIDVTVISGNRSFIDGWTTYRSATFAVKGQGFIARDMTFENTAGPQKHQAVAFRSDSDLSVLFRCALRGYQDTLYAHSMRQFYRNCVITGTVDFIFGDGTVVFQNCQILARKGLAEQKNTITAQGRKEAAETTGFSIQFSNISGEPDLLASLNSTQTFLGRPWKAYSRTVIMQSYMSNVIKPQGWLEWNGNISLDTLYYAEYQNYGPGAGLGARVNWPGYHLLNDSSQANNFTVAQFILGNSWLPSTGVKYTAGLAV; translated from the exons ATGGCTACTTCTTTGCCTTCGTTTTGTGGAGTGCTTCTTCTACTTTTATGTATAAGTTGTCCTAATTTGGTGAGATGTGGGGAGGAGGATTTAAGTTTCCTTCAATCAGAGTGTTTAAAGGTGCCAGCTTCGGAGTTTGTGGGCTCTGTTAAGTCCACCATTGACACTGTCCGTCAAGTCACTTCCATAGTGTCGAAATTCGTCAGCTTCTTTGGTGATTTTCGACTTTCGAATGCCATTTCTGATTGCCTTGATCTGTTGGACCTCTCTGCAGATGAACTTACTTGGACTCTCACTGCTTCTCAGAATCCCAAAG GGAAAAACAACAGCACAGGTAATTTAAGTGCAGATTTGAGGAATTATTTGAGCGGAGCACTAATTAATCAAGATACATGCATAGACGGATTTGATGGAACAAACGGAATTGTCAAAAACTTGGTTGCGGGAAGCCTCAACCAAGTCACTACATTAGTCCGTGACATTCTTTACATGGTCCGCCCCGTCCCTAAAAACGCCCCCGGGGCCAATGACGGACGTGGAAAACCATGGCAATGGTCCCGAGAGAGGAGGCTAACGTCAAATAAAGGACACAATAACTCATTCCCTTCTTGGCTTAATCGAAAAGATAGACAGTTGTTGCAATCAACTCCCAATACAGGTGTTGTTGCGGATGTTGTAGTAGCTCTTGATGGAACGGGTAATTTTACTCGTATTAAAGATGCTATATCAGCAGCACCAGAATTGAGTACCAAGAGATTTGTGATACATATCAAGAAAGGTATTTATAACGAGTATGTGGAAATCAGCAAGAAGAAATGGAACATATTGATGATCGGTGACGGAATAGATGTTACTGTTATTTCTGGGAATAGAAGTTTTATCGATGGATGGACCACTTACAGATCTGCAACATTCG CTGTGAAAGGTCAAGGATTCATTGCACGGGACATGACATTTGAGAACACAGCAGGACCCCAAAAGCACCAAGCCGTTGCATTTCGCTCCGACTCAGACTTGTCTGTGTTGTTTAGATGCGCGTTGAGGGGCTACCAGGACACTCTCTACGCCCATTCTATGCGCCAATTCTACCGAAACTGCGTAATTACTGGCACGGTAGACTTCATATTCGGAGATGGCACGGTCGTCTTccaaaattgtcaaatattggcTCGAAAGGGACTAGCCGAACAAAAGAACACCATCACAGCCCAAGGCCGAAAAGAAGCTGCTGAAACTACAGGCTTCTCCATCCAATTCTCTAATATATCTGGCGAACCAGATCTATTAGCTTCACTCAACTCTACACAAACATTCCTTGGTAGGCCGTGGAAGGCATATTCGCGCACTGTCATAATGCAATCATACATGAGTAATGTAATTAAACCACAGGGCTGGTTAGAGTGGAACGGTAATATATCACTTGACACATTGTACTACGCCGAGTATCAAAATTACGGGCCCGGTGCGGGCTTGGGCGCTAGAGTCAATTGGCCTGGTTATCATCTACTCAATGATTCCTCACAGGCAAATAATTTCACAGTGGCTCAATTCATTTTGGGTAACTCGTGGTTGCCTTCTACGGGAGTTAAGTACACTGCTGGTCTAGCGGTTTAA